In Halanaeroarchaeum sp. HSR-CO, one DNA window encodes the following:
- a CDS encoding LeuA family protein: MSLVRCRKTTCPGQPRAIEFFQGTLAQRSEFETVRIFDTTLRDGEQTPRTSFDYDDKREIAAVLDEMGTHVIEAGFPANGDAEFEAIQDIAAATENTVAGLARVVESDVEAALDAGVDMVHVFASTSDVQIEDSMHATREQVMDRSIAAVEQVVDAGVEVMFSPMDATRTDREYLAAVVEAVDEAGTDWINIPDTTGVASPSRFADLVAFVDEHADARIDVHTHDDFGMATANAVAGVEAGADQVQVSVNGIGERAGNAAYEEVVMAAESVYGADTGIDTTRIMELSGIVSAKSDVPVPVNKPVVGDNAFAHESGIHAAGIIENADTFEPGVMTPEMVGAERSVVLGKHTGTHAVRQHLEEAGYDPTDAEVREVTREVKDYAAEKQHVTARDLHRFAADVGVEKETETQEVRA, translated from the coding sequence TTGAGTCTGGTACGATGTCGCAAGACGACATGCCCGGGGCAACCACGGGCGATCGAGTTCTTCCAGGGCACATTAGCCCAGCGTAGCGAGTTCGAAACGGTCCGGATCTTCGATACGACACTACGTGACGGCGAACAGACGCCGCGGACGTCATTCGATTACGACGACAAGCGCGAGATAGCGGCAGTGCTGGACGAGATGGGGACCCACGTCATCGAGGCGGGGTTCCCGGCCAACGGCGACGCCGAATTCGAGGCCATCCAGGACATCGCCGCGGCGACCGAGAACACGGTCGCGGGACTGGCACGCGTGGTCGAGTCCGACGTCGAGGCGGCACTCGACGCGGGCGTCGACATGGTGCACGTGTTCGCGAGTACCAGCGACGTCCAGATAGAGGACTCCATGCACGCTACCCGCGAACAGGTGATGGACCGCTCCATCGCGGCGGTCGAACAGGTAGTCGACGCCGGCGTGGAGGTGATGTTCTCGCCGATGGACGCCACGCGGACCGACCGTGAGTACCTCGCGGCGGTCGTCGAGGCGGTCGACGAGGCGGGAACCGACTGGATCAACATCCCGGACACGACGGGCGTCGCCAGCCCGTCGCGGTTCGCCGACCTGGTGGCCTTCGTCGACGAGCACGCCGACGCTCGCATCGACGTCCACACCCACGACGACTTCGGCATGGCGACGGCCAACGCGGTCGCAGGCGTCGAAGCCGGTGCGGACCAGGTCCAGGTCTCGGTGAACGGCATCGGCGAACGGGCAGGCAACGCGGCCTACGAGGAGGTCGTGATGGCCGCCGAGAGCGTCTACGGTGCCGACACCGGCATCGATACGACTCGTATCATGGAGCTCTCCGGAATCGTCTCGGCGAAAAGCGACGTGCCGGTCCCGGTCAACAAGCCGGTCGTCGGCGACAACGCCTTCGCCCACGAGAGCGGTATCCACGCCGCCGGGATCATCGAGAACGCCGACACCTTCGAGCCGGGCGTCATGACTCCCGAGATGGTGGGAGCGGAACGGAGCGTGGTCCTGGGCAAACACACCGGGACTCACGCCGTCCGCCAGCACCTGGAGGAGGCCGGCTACGATCCGACCGACGCGGAGGTACGGGAGGTAACCCGCGAGGTCAAAGACTACGCCGCCGAGAAGCAACACGTCACCGCTCGGGACCTCCACCGATTCGCCGCCGACGTCGGCGTCGAGAAGGAAACGGAGACCCAAGAGGTCCGCGCCTGA